From a single Capsicum annuum cultivar UCD-10X-F1 chromosome 12, UCD10Xv1.1, whole genome shotgun sequence genomic region:
- the LOC107849123 gene encoding uncharacterized protein LOC107849123 isoform X4: MKSNILVFHHVLFIESSQTSLFSITYCPLNLYGLVVDCPSSSTTKKINCGSLFVRNKDGFSSRQVLSCLSQLTYMFWVQGYKLSEAFDLLMSKCSCFPKLYAIKSATEDI, translated from the exons atgaagtcaaacatccttgtTTTCCACCACGTACTGTTTATTGAATCAAGTCAAACATCCTTATTTTCCATCACGTACTGTCCATTGAATCTATATGGTCTGGTGGTTGATTGCCCATCTTCCagcactacaaaaaaaattaattgcgGGAGTTTATTTGTGAG AAACAAGGACGGTTTTTCATCCCGTCAAGTTTTAAGTTGCCTATCTCAG TTGACATATATGTTCTGGGTTCAAGGCTATAAGCTTAGTGAAGCTTTCGACTTACTCAtg AGCAAATGCTCCTGCTTTCCAAAACTATATGCCATCAAAAGTGCCACAGAAGACATC tga
- the LOC107849123 gene encoding uncharacterized protein LOC107849123 isoform X3: MSFPKWVSSTDFDFLFEISTDFVLQVKQNQPSDRFHSPNGFLKQGRFFIPSSFKLPISEQMLLLSKTICHQKCHRRHLMQLVDPFRPWMQGDHTMIMILMTFFDFAAFVLDIQL; this comes from the exons ATGTCATTCCCAAAATGGGTTTCTAGTACtgattttgatttcttatttgAAATATCTACCGATTTTGTCTTGCAAGTGAAACAAAATCAACCCTCTGATCGATTTCATTCCCCAAATGGGTTTCTA AAACAAGGACGGTTTTTCATCCCGTCAAGTTTTAAGTTGCCTATCTCAG AGCAAATGCTCCTGCTTTCCAAAACTATATGCCATCAAAAGTGCCACAGAAGACATC tgatgcAGCTAGTGGACCCATTTCGCCCATGGATGCAAGGAGATCACACGATGATAATGATCCTAATGACATTCTTTGATTTCGCTGCAtttgtcttggatattcaattatga
- the LOC107849123 gene encoding uncharacterized protein LOC107849123 isoform X1: MKSNILVFHHVLFIESSQTSLFSITYCPLNLYGLVVDCPSSSTTKKINCGSLFVRNKDGFSSRQVLSCLSQLTYMFWVQGYKLSEAFDLLMSKCSCFPKLYAIKSATEDIPSDAASGPISPMDARRSHDDNDPNDIL, from the exons atgaagtcaaacatccttgtTTTCCACCACGTACTGTTTATTGAATCAAGTCAAACATCCTTATTTTCCATCACGTACTGTCCATTGAATCTATATGGTCTGGTGGTTGATTGCCCATCTTCCagcactacaaaaaaaattaattgcgGGAGTTTATTTGTGAG AAACAAGGACGGTTTTTCATCCCGTCAAGTTTTAAGTTGCCTATCTCAG TTGACATATATGTTCTGGGTTCAAGGCTATAAGCTTAGTGAAGCTTTCGACTTACTCAtg AGCAAATGCTCCTGCTTTCCAAAACTATATGCCATCAAAAGTGCCACAGAAGACATC ccaagtgatgcAGCTAGTGGACCCATTTCGCCCATGGATGCAAGGAGATCACACGATGATAATGATCCTAATGACATTCTTTGA
- the LOC107849123 gene encoding uncharacterized protein LOC107849123 isoform X2 — MKSNILVFHHVLFIESSQTSLFSITYCPLNLYGLVVDCPSSSTTKKINCGSLFVRNKDGFSSRQVLSCLSQSKCSCFPKLYAIKSATEDIPSDAASGPISPMDARRSHDDNDPNDIL; from the exons atgaagtcaaacatccttgtTTTCCACCACGTACTGTTTATTGAATCAAGTCAAACATCCTTATTTTCCATCACGTACTGTCCATTGAATCTATATGGTCTGGTGGTTGATTGCCCATCTTCCagcactacaaaaaaaattaattgcgGGAGTTTATTTGTGAG AAACAAGGACGGTTTTTCATCCCGTCAAGTTTTAAGTTGCCTATCTCAG AGCAAATGCTCCTGCTTTCCAAAACTATATGCCATCAAAAGTGCCACAGAAGACATC ccaagtgatgcAGCTAGTGGACCCATTTCGCCCATGGATGCAAGGAGATCACACGATGATAATGATCCTAATGACATTCTTTGA